One Gadus morhua chromosome 13, gadMor3.0, whole genome shotgun sequence genomic window carries:
- the ampd2a gene encoding AMP deaminase 2 isoform X2, with translation MLSTTSTATSTSAASTPVTSGAPSSGAGEGQGKARAKPTLHKRGSLQSATVPDLRGAAPATVKPQRSLPGTPVSGKQPPIDLRTSMDGKYKEIAELFTRSLAESEMRSAPYEFPEDSPIEQLEERRHRLERQISQDIKLEPEILLRAKQDFMKIDSATDLEFMGERGIDAVDDGFRARALPLEREYQRVSISGEEKCGVPFIDLVDAAKCVVKALFIREKYISLSMQNFCKTTACSLQELGETPLDLRVYEEIPETPVDADAPVHPPVSETHPYENQDPKNMPADTEYSCEMVDGVVHVFNRKSPTEKGTLLDLPYPDLKEYIADMNIMLALIINGPVKSFCYRRLQYLSSKFQMHILLNEMKELAAQKKVPHRDFYNIRKVDTHIHASSCMNQKHLLRFIKRAMKKYPGEVVHVERGHGQTLMDVFENMNLTAFDLSVDTLDMHADRNTFHRFDKFNAKYNPIGESILREIFIKTDNHIEGKYFAHIIKEVMEDLEESKYQNSELRLSIYGRSRDEWDKLAKWAVKHAVYSDNVRWLIQVPRLFDVYRTKKQLANFQEMLENIFLPLFEVTVNPRSNPELHLFLQHVVGFDSVDDESKPEHHVFNMDSPQPAHWTAETNPPYSYYLYYTYANMTVLNHLRRRRGFHTFVLRPHCGEAGPIHHLVSGFMLSENISHGLLLRKAPVLQYLYYLAQIGIAMSPLSNNSLFLSYHRNPLPEYLSRGLMISLSTDDPLQFHFTKEPLMEEYSIAAQVWKLSSCDMCELARNSVLMSGFSHKAKSYWLGPKYSKEGPESNDIRRTNVPDIRVAYRSETLSEELHLITHAVRNQELDAIQEEGDPLSMNPLPVQS, from the exons ATGTTGtctaccacctccaccgccacctccacctccgccgcctccacccCCGTCACCTCCGGCGCCCCGTCCTCGGGGGCGGGCGAGGGACAAGGGAAGGCTCGAGCCAAGCCCACCTTGCACAAGAGGGGCAGTTTGCAGAGCGCCACCGTGCCTG ACCTGCGTGGAGCGGCTCCTGCCACCGTAAAGCCCCAGCGATCCCTCCCAGGGACTCCGGTTTCCGGCAAGCAGCCTCCAATTGACCTCCGCACCTCCATGGACGGGAAGTACAAGGAGATCGCCGAG CTGTTCACGCGAAGCCTGGCCGAGAGCGAGATGCGCAGCGCTCCCTACGAGTTCCCCGAGGACAGCCCCATCGAGCAGCTGGAGGAACGCCGCCACCGCCTAGAGAGGCAGATCAGCCAGGACATCAA GCTTGAGCCAGAGATATTGTTACGTGCCAAGCAGGACTTCATGAAAATTGACAGCGCCACAGACCtgga GTTCATGGGCgagcgaggcatcgacgcagtGGACGATGGATTCAGGGCGCGGGCGCTGCCCCTGGAGAGAGAGTACCAGAGAGTCTCCATATCAGGGGAGGAGAAGTGTGGG GTGCCGTTCATCGACCTGGTGGACGCCGCCAAGTGCGTGGTGAAGGCCCTGTTCATCCGGGAGAAGTACATCAGCCTCTCCATGCAGAACTTCTGCAAGACCACCGCCTGCTCCCTGCAGGAGCTGGGGGAGACCCCGCTGGACCTGCGGGTGTACGAGGAGATCCCCGAGACCCCCGTGGACGCCG ATGCGCCCGTGCACCCTCCTGTCTCTGAGACCCACCCGTACGAGAACCAGGACCCCAAGAACATGCCGGCGGACACCGAGTACAGCTGTGAGATGGTGGACGGCGTCGTCCACGTCTTCAACAGGAAGAGTCCCACGGAGAA GGGTACTCTGCTGGACCTGCCCTACCCGGATCTGAAGGAATACATCGCTGACATGAACATCATGCTGGCCCTGATCATCAACGGACCTGT GAAGTCCTTCTGTTACCGGCGGTTACAGTACCTCAGCTCCAAATTCCAGATGCACATCCTGCTGAACGAAATGAAGGAGCTGGCTGCGCAGAAGAAAGTCCCTCACAGAGACTTCTACAACATCCGCAAG GTGGACACGCACATCCACGCCTCGTCCTGCATGAACCAGAAGCACCTGCTGCGCTTTATCAAGCGGGCCATGAAGAAGTACCCCGGGGAGGTGGTGCACGTGGAGCGCGGCCACGGACAGACCCTCATGGACGTGTTCGAGAACATGAACCTGACCGCCTTCGACCTCAGCGTGGACACCCTGGACATGCACGCC GACCGAAACACGTTCCACCGCTTCGACAAGTTCAATGCTAAATACAACCCCATCGGAGAGTCCATCCTGAGGGAGATCTTCATCAAGACTGACAACCACATCGAGGGGAAATACTTTGCCCACATCATCAAG gaggtgatggaggacctggaggagagTAAATACCAGAACTCTGAGCTGCGCCTGTCCATCTACGGCCGCTCCCGGGACGAGTGGGACAAGCTGGCCAAGTGGGCCGTCAAACACGCCGTGTACTCGGACAACGTGCGCTGGCTCATCCAGGTGCCCCGCCTCTT tGATGTGTACCGAACCAAAAAGCAGCTGGCCAACTTCCAGGAGATGCTGGAGAACATCTTCCTGCCTCTGTTTGAAGTCACAGTCAACCCTCGCAGCAACCCAGAGCTCCACCTCTTCCTGCAGCAT gtGGTGGGCTTCGACAGCGTGGATGACGAGTCCAAGCCAGAGCACCACGTCTTCAACATGGACAGCCCCCAGCCGGCCCACTGGACGGCCGAGACCAACCCCCCTTACTCCTACTACCTCTACTACACCTACGCCAACATGACCGTGCTCAACCACCTGCGCAG GAGGCGGGGCTTCCACACGTTTGTCCTGCGACCTCACTGCGGGGAGGCGGGGCCTATTCATCACCTGGTGTCGGGCTTCATGTTGTCGGAGAACATCTCCCACGGCCTGCTGCTCAGAAAG gcccctgtGCTGCAGTACCTGTACTACCTGGCCCAGATCGGCATCGCCATGTCCCCGCTCAGCAACAACAGCCTGTTCCTCAGCTACCACCGCAACCCGCTGCCCGAGTACCTGTCCCGGGGCCTCATGATCTCCCTGTCCACCGACGACCCCCTGCAGTTCCACTTCACCAAG GAGCCTCTAATGGAGGAGTACAGCATCGCGGCCCAGGTGTGGAAGCTGAGCTCCTGCGACATGTGCGAGCTGGCCCGGAACAGCGTCCTGATGAGCGGGTTCTCACACAAG GCCAAGAGCTACTGGCTGGGGCCCAAGTACTCCAAGGAGGGCCCGGAGAGCAACGACATCCGGCGCACCAACGTGCCGGACATCCGCGTGGCGTACCGCAGCGAGACGCTGTCCGAGGAGCTGCACCTCATCACGCACGCCGTCCGCAACCAGGAGCTGGACGCCATCCAGGAGGAGGGCGACCCGCTCTCCATGAACCCGCTGCCCGTACAGAGCTAG
- the ampd2a gene encoding AMP deaminase 2 isoform X1, protein MLSTTSTATSTSAASTPVTSGAPSSGAGEGQGKARAKPTLHKRGSLQSATVPDLRGAAPATVKPQRSLPGTPVSGKQPPIDLRTSMDGKYKEIAEELFTRSLAESEMRSAPYEFPEDSPIEQLEERRHRLERQISQDIKLEPEILLRAKQDFMKIDSATDLEFMGERGIDAVDDGFRARALPLEREYQRVSISGEEKCGVPFIDLVDAAKCVVKALFIREKYISLSMQNFCKTTACSLQELGETPLDLRVYEEIPETPVDADAPVHPPVSETHPYENQDPKNMPADTEYSCEMVDGVVHVFNRKSPTEKGTLLDLPYPDLKEYIADMNIMLALIINGPVKSFCYRRLQYLSSKFQMHILLNEMKELAAQKKVPHRDFYNIRKVDTHIHASSCMNQKHLLRFIKRAMKKYPGEVVHVERGHGQTLMDVFENMNLTAFDLSVDTLDMHADRNTFHRFDKFNAKYNPIGESILREIFIKTDNHIEGKYFAHIIKEVMEDLEESKYQNSELRLSIYGRSRDEWDKLAKWAVKHAVYSDNVRWLIQVPRLFDVYRTKKQLANFQEMLENIFLPLFEVTVNPRSNPELHLFLQHVVGFDSVDDESKPEHHVFNMDSPQPAHWTAETNPPYSYYLYYTYANMTVLNHLRRRRGFHTFVLRPHCGEAGPIHHLVSGFMLSENISHGLLLRKAPVLQYLYYLAQIGIAMSPLSNNSLFLSYHRNPLPEYLSRGLMISLSTDDPLQFHFTKEPLMEEYSIAAQVWKLSSCDMCELARNSVLMSGFSHKAKSYWLGPKYSKEGPESNDIRRTNVPDIRVAYRSETLSEELHLITHAVRNQELDAIQEEGDPLSMNPLPVQS, encoded by the exons ATGTTGtctaccacctccaccgccacctccacctccgccgcctccacccCCGTCACCTCCGGCGCCCCGTCCTCGGGGGCGGGCGAGGGACAAGGGAAGGCTCGAGCCAAGCCCACCTTGCACAAGAGGGGCAGTTTGCAGAGCGCCACCGTGCCTG ACCTGCGTGGAGCGGCTCCTGCCACCGTAAAGCCCCAGCGATCCCTCCCAGGGACTCCGGTTTCCGGCAAGCAGCCTCCAATTGACCTCCGCACCTCCATGGACGGGAAGTACAAGGAGATCGCCGAG GAGCTGTTCACGCGAAGCCTGGCCGAGAGCGAGATGCGCAGCGCTCCCTACGAGTTCCCCGAGGACAGCCCCATCGAGCAGCTGGAGGAACGCCGCCACCGCCTAGAGAGGCAGATCAGCCAGGACATCAA GCTTGAGCCAGAGATATTGTTACGTGCCAAGCAGGACTTCATGAAAATTGACAGCGCCACAGACCtgga GTTCATGGGCgagcgaggcatcgacgcagtGGACGATGGATTCAGGGCGCGGGCGCTGCCCCTGGAGAGAGAGTACCAGAGAGTCTCCATATCAGGGGAGGAGAAGTGTGGG GTGCCGTTCATCGACCTGGTGGACGCCGCCAAGTGCGTGGTGAAGGCCCTGTTCATCCGGGAGAAGTACATCAGCCTCTCCATGCAGAACTTCTGCAAGACCACCGCCTGCTCCCTGCAGGAGCTGGGGGAGACCCCGCTGGACCTGCGGGTGTACGAGGAGATCCCCGAGACCCCCGTGGACGCCG ATGCGCCCGTGCACCCTCCTGTCTCTGAGACCCACCCGTACGAGAACCAGGACCCCAAGAACATGCCGGCGGACACCGAGTACAGCTGTGAGATGGTGGACGGCGTCGTCCACGTCTTCAACAGGAAGAGTCCCACGGAGAA GGGTACTCTGCTGGACCTGCCCTACCCGGATCTGAAGGAATACATCGCTGACATGAACATCATGCTGGCCCTGATCATCAACGGACCTGT GAAGTCCTTCTGTTACCGGCGGTTACAGTACCTCAGCTCCAAATTCCAGATGCACATCCTGCTGAACGAAATGAAGGAGCTGGCTGCGCAGAAGAAAGTCCCTCACAGAGACTTCTACAACATCCGCAAG GTGGACACGCACATCCACGCCTCGTCCTGCATGAACCAGAAGCACCTGCTGCGCTTTATCAAGCGGGCCATGAAGAAGTACCCCGGGGAGGTGGTGCACGTGGAGCGCGGCCACGGACAGACCCTCATGGACGTGTTCGAGAACATGAACCTGACCGCCTTCGACCTCAGCGTGGACACCCTGGACATGCACGCC GACCGAAACACGTTCCACCGCTTCGACAAGTTCAATGCTAAATACAACCCCATCGGAGAGTCCATCCTGAGGGAGATCTTCATCAAGACTGACAACCACATCGAGGGGAAATACTTTGCCCACATCATCAAG gaggtgatggaggacctggaggagagTAAATACCAGAACTCTGAGCTGCGCCTGTCCATCTACGGCCGCTCCCGGGACGAGTGGGACAAGCTGGCCAAGTGGGCCGTCAAACACGCCGTGTACTCGGACAACGTGCGCTGGCTCATCCAGGTGCCCCGCCTCTT tGATGTGTACCGAACCAAAAAGCAGCTGGCCAACTTCCAGGAGATGCTGGAGAACATCTTCCTGCCTCTGTTTGAAGTCACAGTCAACCCTCGCAGCAACCCAGAGCTCCACCTCTTCCTGCAGCAT gtGGTGGGCTTCGACAGCGTGGATGACGAGTCCAAGCCAGAGCACCACGTCTTCAACATGGACAGCCCCCAGCCGGCCCACTGGACGGCCGAGACCAACCCCCCTTACTCCTACTACCTCTACTACACCTACGCCAACATGACCGTGCTCAACCACCTGCGCAG GAGGCGGGGCTTCCACACGTTTGTCCTGCGACCTCACTGCGGGGAGGCGGGGCCTATTCATCACCTGGTGTCGGGCTTCATGTTGTCGGAGAACATCTCCCACGGCCTGCTGCTCAGAAAG gcccctgtGCTGCAGTACCTGTACTACCTGGCCCAGATCGGCATCGCCATGTCCCCGCTCAGCAACAACAGCCTGTTCCTCAGCTACCACCGCAACCCGCTGCCCGAGTACCTGTCCCGGGGCCTCATGATCTCCCTGTCCACCGACGACCCCCTGCAGTTCCACTTCACCAAG GAGCCTCTAATGGAGGAGTACAGCATCGCGGCCCAGGTGTGGAAGCTGAGCTCCTGCGACATGTGCGAGCTGGCCCGGAACAGCGTCCTGATGAGCGGGTTCTCACACAAG GCCAAGAGCTACTGGCTGGGGCCCAAGTACTCCAAGGAGGGCCCGGAGAGCAACGACATCCGGCGCACCAACGTGCCGGACATCCGCGTGGCGTACCGCAGCGAGACGCTGTCCGAGGAGCTGCACCTCATCACGCACGCCGTCCGCAACCAGGAGCTGGACGCCATCCAGGAGGAGGGCGACCCGCTCTCCATGAACCCGCTGCCCGTACAGAGCTAG